The Haliotis asinina isolate JCU_RB_2024 chromosome 16, JCU_Hal_asi_v2, whole genome shotgun sequence DNA segment tactgttagttgtgttcaatagcagttgtcatttgttgcttgtgttgtagtatttctcctcaagttagccgtcgatgtgttgatctttagtttagcaaatccgaagtcgatgattttcgcggtctgttttttcaaagaatgttctgacacggtAAGACTTATAAATCGTCAGTGTGTCGTAGcaataacattatattgttcTCTGCATCTCGTCACAAGAAGTACAaatttgatgattgaagatgtcatgaataaaaacagttttccttttgcagaaacgaacgaaaccagagctagtgtgagaatgtaacgcacagtaaatgtttttcataaaaattaattactgcttagaaaacaactgtcatcgtcgttgtgaatcagtatttattttagacattagaacagctaaacatcacatcttttgttcacgaatttggagcaaaattgaaattattttgttactccaaacagcagagctttcggagttaattctgCCTAGTATGATGCAGGTAATGGTTTAGACCAAACTGTTTGacatgtgtgcatatttgtataaaaaaatcatgtcatgtggctcatTCCGTGgctccatacagcttttagatattgcactagtgcaatctgaactgcaaaatgtacctcatgtttatgaccatactttttacctacttgcacagtgtgtatgttcatattttactgttaaaacagatttcatctgggaaacagactggtgatccaaactcttggaggaatgattacactgacagtgattgaaagacagactcatttttttcttgtgatgaaatttcatgaagtaatatgaaattatcataccagacctagaataattttgttgtagtgatgttttgaatatggaatatcaaaactacaattgacagataattaagtgttgagcaggaggtgcaacctgtgttagtctgtggcatcaagtaatcatgtggtggcacCAGGAACAAgaagatttcaatttggatttttttcattgctatatttatatggcaaagacatatatatcaaatgcttccagatcttaaaCGAAAGACTGCTCAGgccttggcattttgttattcaaagaagactgttcttgatgtttcttgtttcataatggtttaggctattgaacacgaaataattggagtatatcatcatcagacacttcagcgaacagaaacaatccttgaaagttcaatagactcatttcatattgtgacattgctcctaaacccaggaaaagacaataaggtagaataatatatatttacagaatatgaagcctgtttactttcaccagagacaatataacttattatatgtatatggtttccatttttatcaaatgataacattttctgataaatataaTGTTACTGCAACAGCATCAATGATATTAGCcatgtgtgattcaaaataattcagcaaacaaagtggtactgttgaaaacaaaaatagctcatcacccatttgtatttgatgtacattttggcactatattataaagaaataaaatacacaaaataatatgtaacatcaagccatatattttatgtcttATATGTAGCTGTATTAaagaattgtgtaaaattgtcagttttccacattagtgaaagacattaattacaatttggttatttacacgttgctaatgTATTGACAGATCCTGAGTGTCTTTGCCCATGTCTATTTGGGAGAGAAAAATATTTGCCATATCATTAATATCAATTaagatatgaaaatatatgaaaagatttaaagttgtaaccagttataaaacataaagcattgacaaatctatcataattattcaacaagaacgttaatttattgcataaaattatgaatgtaattcaacttgttctgaagtgagacatataatttttCCAATCATCTAATATAAatgcaatatttatcaaatcatctccgatttcatgtgaaactataactcaaaatatattttagtttataaaacatgtatactgcagctGATACTACACTAAAtcgtcacaaaaagaaaagcatgaatgttattttgaaacactaatgccacgcccatatgcgcgcacctgttgttgagaatgatgtttgtaaacgtttttgtgtcggaccatgtgaaaaaaagaaaaagccgggatcaacatgcatcgcaattatatctttgctatctttatattcagtcgACAATAAAGaaatgtgcctaatatgaacaaaaattcaaataaaagatactgtaaaacttgcatctgcagtaTTGATCGACTACggtttccgggtcacgggagcatacaaggtcaaactggttcggctatgtgcgaattatatagtcaaaaatacaccaagaaatttCTATCAGTTctgattaatcattttaaacagttatttgagCTAAATTTGGGTTTgtcagacgaaatatctccaatttttctgttaatattcaatagcgaatgaatttcatcaggcaatccctgtctgtgacatcacatccggtgacctttgcacttactagaaaacaagtcagatttcacgatcttaattttcgtctgtctctcgtcatactaaacggaaatgataaatgaaacacttgtagaatgagaaattctccctctttcgccaggtcttacacagaagagttctgtaatttttcttcttaccacaaaagctatattttatgtaggaggtgaacgaagcgcgccatgtttgtttttcgtacgtTTAACACGATCTAACACCGGCTTTTTgcgggtttgtgcaaaaattaatgaaccataacacttaaaatttgcactcatgaatgtttataaatcatgtattttattctgctattttcatgacatgacacgtttaaataaacgtaatagtgccatttgagtaagacctgtcatggcatcgaaaatatgatttgtttacgacgaacgttttcgattattttttttttcagaattaattcttaatttgtcgtcgcgcggatatttgctgatacaaatttacgaaattaaagtcagatacttatgaaatatcagtagtaagaatattgaaatcggtttgcgataattggacaatttatacggttcctaATATGAAACGCATCCGGCTGTCTatcgagtaattcaggtaaattcaggaaaatttactttatctatgtttgtcttgtaattgatatcagtacgtttgaaattatctggatattttttgataataatgtttatttttctatctagtattaatgagctgaatattttttcagttgttccttattcagtgacacaccgactgtttgaaatcaccaaCCCTCTTAtcagcgccttatgctgaaattaattcagcaggctacaGGTTAAACACACACACGCTGATCAACGTGGACATGTGTATGACCAGGACGTACCAGTGTCTTTTGTCTGGCGGTGATGACGGCAGCAGAGATGTTGTGGACATAGTCGGTCAGCTCTTTGAACCTCTTCCCGTTCTGAGACCGATCATACAACCACTGTACGTGATGTAATGGCGTCCTGGAGAACGGAGAGTCTGGCGCGTTAGATGTAACAGTTACGGATGGTTAGCTTAGCATAATCGCTTAGCATAATCACGACGTACCTATGTCAGATGTGACAATACGAGATAGCACCTATCTGAGTTTAAAGACAATAAACACCTGTGTGAGATAGACAATGAGAGATAGTATCTACCTGAGTCTACTGTCCACAGACTACACACCTCTCTGAGATGTGACAGTAGGAGATAGCAGATAGCATCTACCTGAGTTCATAGACAATACACACCTGTGTTAGATGTGACAATAGGAAATAGCATCCACCTGAGTCCACTTGATAAGAGATAATATGTACCTAAGTCTACCACAGATAATACACACATGTATAAGATCTGAAAATAGATGATAGCATCTATCTGAGTCTACCACAGATATGGCACACCTGTGTTAGATATTACAATAGGACATAGTATCTACCTGAGTCTACTGACCACCAGATCTGTCAGTTCTTCCACTGCCTTCAGGTATGGATGCTCGATTCTGAGATGAAACGAATAATTGTGTTACGAAACAAAGGCCTGTCATTGATGGCATGAAACATGACGGAAAGGTCGAAATTTGTTATTCGGTCAAATTCAAGGACGTCAAAATTTCAATCCCTCTAGTTTGGACAAGCTAGTATATTGCAATAAAATTTCAAAAGATATGTTTCACAGAATTTACTAAATATTCAAATCAGTTATTGGCAAACAACTGACTACCTGGCATTTTGAATGTCATCTTCACACGTCATGCAACACCGCAGGAGGATCTCTAGCGTGCATGGCTTTATAACTTTGAACAAATCAAAGCTTTCTCCTCTCTCCGCGTAGCTATCGATTTTAGACTGGAAACAGACGGACAATAATGTTGTATGTGACTAGGTTAAATGTGTGTACAAGCAAACACATCACGCAATTTACAGATGTAGAATCAGATTCAAGAATCCTTTACCTCTGTGCATTCTTCAATACGTCATGTTATAACATCGTGACTGCATCAGTACGTCAAACGATACCTCATGCAACCATCTGTGCTCAAGCTCTCCTTTCATGACCCATCAATACATCTAGCCATATCATCGTGACTGCATCAGTACGTCAAACTATACCTCATGCAACCATCTGTGCTCAAGCTTTCATGACCCATCAATACGTCAAGCCACATCATCGTGACTGCATCAGTACGTCAAACGATACTTCATGCAACCACTTGTGCTCAAGCTCTCCTTTCATGACCCATCAATACATCAAGCCATATCATCGTGACTGCATCAGTACGTCAAACGATACCTCATGCAACCATCTGTGCTCAAGCTCTTCTTTCATGACCTATCAATACGTCAAGCCATATCATCGTGACTGCATTAATACGTCAAACTATTCCTCATGCAAACATCTTTGCGTCAGCCTCTCTCGTCATACACTGTTATCACGCATGAGTCTGTATATGTCTTCTTTATATTCCATGAATCCATCGATACCGCAGTCTGTGTCTGATGTGTTTGTCAGTACGTCTCGCTACATTCCATGAATCCGTCAATACGGCAGTCTCTGTCTGGTGTGTGCATCAATACGGCACGCTATCTTTCCATGAACCCACCAGTACGGCAGTCTCTGTCTGATGTGTTCATCAATACGACACGCTATCTTTGCATGAATCCATCAGTGCGGCAGTCTCTGTCTAATGTGTCCATGAAAACGTCACGCCATCTTTGCATGAATCCATCAGTGCGGCAGTCTCTGTCTAATGTGTCCATGAAAACGTCACGCCATCTTTGCATGAATCCATCAGTGCGGCAGTCTCTGTCTAATGTGTCCATGAAAACGTCACGCTATCTTTGCATGAATCCACCAGTGCTTCACGCTAACCTTGCATGCATCCGTCGTACGTTAGTCTCTCTAAAATGCATCCTTCGGTTTGTCTGATCTTCGGTTTGTCTGATCTTCCCTCTTCACATCAGCAATAAGTCAACTCACCCCGTCATCAATCCACCAGTACATGAACCGTTTTCGTCACGTTTTTATCAGATATACAGTACGTCAGTATCACATGCTGCATGTTTAAGTAATACTATTCATCGCATTCAGAAATACATTTCTCTAATTTGGTTACATGATTTCAATGACCAACCAGCAGTGTATTAACAGCATCGTTGTAGATGTCCACGTAAGGcctgaggatgttgaagtggaAAGCATGTGTGAGGAGACGGCGCGAGCGCTCCCACTTCGCCCCCTTGGAAATGAGAATTCCGTCCCCTAACCATGGCCTGAAGAATTCAAACACAGATCCGAGACAGTATGGCTTCGGAGCTGTAACGGAATATCACTCCACGTCAGGGTGGGTCTATATTTCTGTTTAATGTGTTTTAATGTTTAAGTAATACTATTCATCGCATTCAGAAATACATTTCTCTAATTTGGTTACATGATTTCAATGACCAACCAGCAGTGTATTAACAGCATCGTTGTAGATGTCCACGTAAGGcctgaggatgttgaagtggaAAGCATGTGTGAGGAGACGGCGCGAGCGCTCCCACTTCGCCCCCTTGGAAATGAGAATTCCGTCCCCTAACCATGGCCTGAAGAATTCAAACACAGATCCGAGACAGTATGGCTTCGGAGCTGTAACGGAATATCACTCCACGTCAGGGTGGGTCTATATTTCTGTTTAATGTGTTATCGATTCCGAATATACTTCAAGCGCAGGTGGGAGAAGAGAGGGTGTGCACCTTAATCCTAGCCACGTGAGAGCGAGGGTCCTCCCTCAGCAGAATTTCTGAATGCAACAGGAACACAGGATCGACCATCCGCGCATGCGTAATTTGTCACACACACCATGTGTGTTACCCAGTTATTCACGTCTTGGGGACGTGATCCGTGCTCCTCGTTTTACGCGACTAAATAAATTGGGTGGTCAAGTTCTGTCACGATACCCTGGGTAGAGAGAAACATGCGGTGTgcgtgggggggtgggggtgggggggggagATGTCAGTGGATTCGACGACACTGAACACCCCCTTGGCTCCGCCATCGCAAAAAATCTTCAGGATGGGCCTAAATCATTATCAAGGGGTGATCATAACCCCtgtaacacaaacacacacaacgtTAATTTCGAAGGTTGGTTAGTTGTAGCTTTACCTGCTGTCTTGAGTACCACCTTGACAGTCTCGGGGTGGCAGAGCTGAATCGAGGCGACCAGGGGCCCAAACCACACTCTGTACATCTTGGGGAACCTGTGGGTGAGGGACAACTCATATTCCAGGCGACGTTCCTCGTCTTCAGGGAACTACACGCATACAAAAAGCGATCGCATTGTAATGCCCAGAGACATGTCCAGTGGAGGGTATGTTCTACCATGTCAGTTCAAGCAGGCACATACAGACCCACATAAATCACAAAGCATGCACCTTCTACGCACAGCTTTGTgtgggaagtgagtgagtttagttttccgccgcactcagcaatattacagctttatggcggcggtctgtaaataatcgagtctggaccagacaatccagtgatcaacaacatgagcatcgatctgcgcaattgggaaccgatgacatgtgtcaaccaagtcagcgagcctgaccacccgatcccgttagtcgcctcttacgacaagctgagtcgccttttatggcaagcatgggttgctgaaggcctattctaccactggaccttcacgggtctttggGAAGTACATATAAGGAATATTATCatgatttcattattttcatgcCGCGTCCCTTaacgaaaacaaacaaacaataaggaAAGTGATTAAGTGATTTCATGTTCCTATATTTCATAAAGTGAGGGTGGATATTCTTAAGGTGGACTTCCATTTCGTATTTGGGGATTTTTCAGTCAAAACGTGCGAGTGGCGTTCAATACGTTTTACGACTTCAACGTttgtaagaatgaagatttttatggatatcaacttctttacacaacgtttcggagttagtgcttactccttcatccgatgaaggagtaagcattaactccgaaacgttgtgttctcatataaagaagttgatatccataaaaatcttcatccttatgtatttcacttctaaatgcccttcaaagacttgaacgTTTGTGTTCACACAAACAATGTCAGCTTATGGCATGTTTGACACTAGTCACAACATGaggttgacacgtgtcaagaCACATTCCAGACACCACAATACGTTAAATGTGATGGCTTCATTCACATAAGGGTGTTACAATCATACAATAATTATAATTACAGTCCACTTATATAGCGCCATTCCAGGTTGAACATCACGCTCAAAGCGCTACGAAGGAAAAGAACCGAGTGTTCAGGTAAATGCTTGGCGGAAGAAGTGAGTCTTGAAAGAAAGATATCCAGAAAGAAGAGTATGTTGGGGAATTACTAAGGTCTTGAGGGAGAATGCTTCTGGCTGCTATATGGGAAATGACCCGTTGTCCATAACTACACAATATGACTTCTGGCACAATGAATAGCATTTGAGATTCTGAGCTCAGACTTTTGGATTGAACGTAAGGTCGTAAAGGTTCAAATAGGTACGTTGGTGGAATATGAAAATGACACTAATAAGCTAGACAGAGGAGGTAAAATTCATTCTCTCTGGTACAGGAAGGCAGTGAGGATTTTCTTTGTGGATCGGGATGGTATGGAGTGATTTTGGAGAGAGTGTAACAAGTTTGGCAGCTTGCTCTGGAATCTTCTGATGGCATTTATGGAGAATCGACAAGGGGGGTGTTAAAATTATCAGTTATAGCGTCAGTGTTTTCGAAGCATCCTTAGTCAGGTGTGCACTAATTATCCCAATGTTTATTGGTTGTAGTTGGCAAGACCGAGATAACTGATTCATGTGTTTTATCGGGTCAAGGTTTGAGTCTCTAATTACGCCAAGGTCCTTGGCTGGCGGAGATAGAAATCATGGATTGACTCAAACATGAACAACGCACTGTAACAAAAGTTCCTTAGTCAGCAAAAGAAATCCATGATAGAATGTCAACAATGTCTCTCTCCATTTTGAAAGGGTAGAGAGCCCACTGACGATGGCTCGGAGTCAGACAGGTCGTCAGATGCCACCCAACAGGAAATCATAGCTGCTGTACAAAGAAGAGTACTGTCCGATCCACGAATGAAGGTATTTAAACTTTCTCAGGATTCCAAATATCACTTGGAAATGTTGAAATAATTGCTTATGGGCATCTTCGTATTTCCAAAGAATGTGTGAGATGGGTACCTAAAAATACCACAGCTCAAGACCATCAGAGAACTGAAAGATGTCGAGGGTTCCTGGATCGCTATACTGCTGATGAAGCTGGATTTCATTCTTGTCTAGTGACAGGTGATGAAACATAGACTCACTGGTGGGACCCAGAAACTAAACTGGAATCCATGCAATGGAAGCACCCCATTTATCGCCCTCCGACGGTGTTTCGCATGAAACCATTGGCTGGCAAGGTAATAGCCACCGTATCGGGAATGCAAGACACATATTACTGATTCATTATATGCCGCCAAAACCTACAATCCATGGACAGTGTTTTACTAATTTAATGAGAGATTTGCGAAATCTGTTCAGTAGAAACGCTGTGGGATGTTAACTCGTGGTGTTCTTCTTTTGCATTACAACAGCCCCGTTCACAAGTTCAGAATTACACAGGCCGAAATACTGAGTTTGGATTTGGACGAGTATATCACACACCCTTTATCCCAGATCCACCCAACAGTTTCGGCAAATGAAATCTGCCTTACGTGAAAGATTATTCAGGACGCGCCCAGATTATTACAGAAGGACATATGGAATAAGTGTTTAaggtttttacattgaaatatagtACACAATATTTTCTGTGACTTTGTGTTCTTGGTATTGAAGTTGCAAAACATATTCAACGAACCTCGTATTATTTTAtgacaattatttctaacactTATACATGAGGACTGTCTATTCACAAATTACTGATAATTTACACAATATTTTCTGTGACTTTGTGTTCTTGGTATGGAAGTTGCAAACCATATTCAACGAACCTCGTATCATTTTCTCATATACATGAGGACTGTCTATGCACAAATTACTGACCCATTTCACACAGGTTACTGATCTGAAGCGATACCCAACTTCTCGATACTTTGGGTCGGGATTTGAACCGCGGCAATGTCTTTGGTTATAGACCTATAGGCGTCATAGTATCTTTGAAATGGTGCATGGATGGGGTTCATACTATTTAGGTGAGCAACAATGGTCCACAGACATGCACACTTACAACATGGAAAGCACTATTTACAAACCTAATACTCATTTTACACAACCTGTAACCTAATCACTAGTTACACTGGATTTACTCTTTCGTTTCGAGATAATAGACGGACACAGATATTGCGGTGTCATTTACTCACCAAGTGCAGGTTGCCCGTGATGATGGAGAAATCTGTTTCCCCCGGGAGAGAATTGTAAAACCTGAAACGGGACACAGTTTTCGAAACCCATCTGAGGAATTTAAAAGACAAAACGACCACTGCTGCGGTGACGAGCTTCCCCGCTATGCCGTAACGTTGAGGGGTATGACTGGTGTCCATGGTGTGTGCTTTTAACAACAGCAAACTATGAACACAACTGGCAATGATAAGCCTATCCTGGTTGAATGAGCCGGGCGGCGCCGGGTGGcgtcttgtaggtcacggaaagagacgagtagttacgaatggtagCCTATTTCACAAAGGCATCCTGAATGACTGTCGTGTTTCGTAGAGAGAAAGAGTGAATCACGGGATTCAGGCCATAACGACCTAGGTGTACCAGTAACCTGGAAATGGGTTAGCAACATGACTTTATGCTCGAAAGTTTTTCTTTGGGTGCTGTTTGTTTCTTGGATATGTGTGACGGCAACCTCCAAGTTTTAGAATCCCTCAAAACATACAGTGATTGATATGATGGACATTGATATCGGGATaatgggcggtggggtggcctagtggttaaagcgttcatttgtcatgccaaag contains these protein-coding regions:
- the LOC137267788 gene encoding cytochrome P450 4F4-like; the protein is MDTSHTPQRYGIAGKLVTAAVVVLSFKFLRWVSKTVSRFRFYNSLPGETDFSIITGNLHLFPEDEERRLEYELSLTHRFPKMYRVWFGPLVASIQLCHPETVKVVLKTAAPKPYCLGSVFEFFRPWLGDGILISKGAKWERSRRLLTHAFHFNILRPYVDIYNDAVNTLLSKIDSYAERGESFDLFKVIKPCTLEILLRCCMTCEDDIQNARIEHPYLKAVEELTDLVVSRLRTPLHHVQWLYDRSQNGKRFKELTDYVHNISAAVITARQKTLVRPGTPDTLRTPGTPGTLGTQGKRYLDFLDILLRARDEDGVGMTTDEIQNEVDTILFEGHDTTASAISWTLYSLAQHVDYRQKVQTEVDRVLNDADTITWDDLPTLEYLTLCIKESLRFHSPVPFIARQTEHDVNIGDVVIPTGSIVSVSIYNLHRHPDLWVEPGVYRPDRFLPENMANMDPFCFVPFSAGPRNCIGQNFAMNELKVVIGRILQRFDLVPDLSHDARHSATAVMRAVDGLWVYASRREPM